One window of the Carnobacterium maltaromaticum DSM 20342 genome contains the following:
- a CDS encoding IS1634 family transposase produces MAVIFQTNKKTGITYAYQNEPYWDKEKQQSRAKRTLIGKVDPVTGEIVPTRSYKKKPAPTSSEVKPGPIPMTQVRRIFYGAGYLLDQIGKQTGVYADLKAIFPEHYKQILSIAYYLILEENNALSRFSHWQKLHHHPYCQDIPSQRSSDLFQAIDEEGRMAFFQKQGNRRMEKEYWAFDTTSISSYSEVLSQVKKGRNKEHDRLPQINLALLFGAQSGLPFYYRKLSGNITDVKTVRQLMKEFDVMGYKKVNVIFDRGFYSKDNINALYKHHQKFVIGVQLKLKYVKGVLEAERENLKLWSNFETQFTTYGVCRTINWEYEQERPYKGDVIKLEKRAYLHLFYNPEKAIKDQVDMNDYLTALHQDLKENTLKDYRMKDYDKYFEVTETPKRGKKITPKEEAMRNAVRNYGYFALLSNEVNDPFEALSLYRSKDVVEKAFGNLKERLNFRRMQVSSELSLNGKLFVEFIALIYLSYVKKKMQDAELFNQWTLQGVLDELDMIELFEAPGHGRVLGEVTTKQKELYEALGVALPSL; encoded by the coding sequence ATGGCAGTTATTTTTCAGACAAACAAGAAAACGGGCATTACTTATGCCTATCAGAATGAACCCTACTGGGATAAGGAAAAGCAACAATCACGCGCTAAGAGGACACTGATTGGAAAAGTCGATCCGGTTACAGGTGAAATCGTCCCAACACGTTCGTACAAAAAGAAACCGGCCCCGACTTCATCGGAAGTTAAGCCAGGGCCGATTCCAATGACACAAGTCCGAAGAATCTTCTATGGGGCAGGTTATCTGCTCGATCAAATTGGCAAGCAGACAGGCGTATACGCGGACCTTAAGGCCATCTTCCCGGAGCATTATAAGCAAATTCTGTCGATCGCCTATTACTTGATTCTCGAAGAGAATAACGCCTTGAGTCGTTTTTCCCATTGGCAAAAACTGCATCATCACCCGTATTGCCAGGATATTCCTTCACAACGAAGCAGCGACCTATTCCAAGCAATCGATGAGGAAGGCCGGATGGCCTTCTTTCAGAAACAAGGCAACCGCCGGATGGAAAAGGAGTATTGGGCATTTGACACTACGTCGATATCGAGTTACTCAGAGGTCTTATCGCAAGTGAAGAAGGGACGAAACAAGGAACACGACCGCTTGCCACAAATCAACTTGGCACTCTTGTTTGGGGCGCAATCCGGACTGCCCTTTTATTACCGCAAGCTCTCCGGAAATATCACCGATGTTAAAACGGTTCGGCAACTCATGAAGGAATTTGATGTAATGGGCTACAAAAAGGTCAACGTGATATTTGATCGAGGTTTTTACAGCAAGGATAATATCAACGCCTTGTATAAACACCACCAGAAATTCGTGATAGGAGTGCAACTCAAACTCAAATATGTCAAGGGTGTGTTGGAAGCGGAACGTGAGAACTTGAAACTTTGGTCAAACTTCGAAACACAGTTCACCACCTACGGTGTATGTCGCACAATAAACTGGGAATACGAACAGGAACGTCCGTATAAAGGTGATGTGATAAAATTGGAAAAGCGCGCGTATCTGCATCTGTTCTACAATCCTGAAAAAGCGATTAAAGATCAGGTAGACATGAACGACTATCTGACAGCCCTTCACCAAGATCTGAAGGAAAATACACTAAAAGATTATCGTATGAAAGATTATGATAAGTACTTCGAAGTTACTGAGACACCTAAACGAGGGAAGAAAATCACGCCTAAAGAAGAGGCGATGCGCAATGCGGTTAGAAATTATGGTTACTTCGCCTTGCTTTCTAATGAGGTCAATGATCCGTTTGAAGCGTTGTCTCTTTATCGCAGCAAGGATGTTGTTGAAAAAGCCTTCGGCAATTTAAAAGAGCGCCTCAACTTCAGAAGAATGCAAGTTTCATCCGAATTGTCCCTGAATGGGAAGCTTTTTGTGGAATTCATCGCCTTAATCTACTTATCCTACGTGAAAAAGAAGATGCAGGATGCCGAGCTATTTAACCAATGGACCCTTCAAGGTGTACTGGACGAACTGGACATGATTGAATTATTTGAGGCCCCCGGGCACGGTCGCGTGTTGGGAGAGGTTACGACGAAGCAGAAGGAATTATACGAGGCGTTAGGCGTTGCCCTTCCCTCGTTATAA
- a CDS encoding ABC transporter permease, which translates to MRKQRGLTLFVGLVFAFLFLPLVLIAITSFGENATIQFPIEGFTFKWYQNIFVSEAFVDGFLLSLEIGLLATVLALIIGVPAAYALARHGIKGRKWLKSFFLSPTIVPGIVVGYSLFQFVVIQLQLPVFQGLLLGHFLISLPYIIRVVGSSLEQLDFSIEEVAWTLGCTRTRAFIRIVLPNITSGIFASFMLAFINSFNNIPVSMFLSGPGVTTLPTSLLNYIEYNYDPTVSAISVLLMIGTIVLMYIIEKTLGLAAIA; encoded by the coding sequence ATGCGTAAACAAAGAGGCTTAACCCTGTTCGTCGGACTAGTATTCGCTTTTCTCTTCCTACCATTAGTGCTGATTGCGATTACCTCATTTGGCGAAAATGCTACAATCCAATTCCCAATCGAAGGATTTACCTTTAAATGGTATCAAAACATCTTCGTGTCAGAGGCTTTTGTCGATGGTTTTCTGCTGAGTTTAGAAATTGGACTTCTAGCCACAGTGCTTGCTTTGATTATTGGTGTGCCAGCAGCATACGCTTTAGCGAGACATGGGATTAAAGGACGAAAATGGTTAAAGAGCTTTTTCTTATCACCAACGATTGTACCAGGAATCGTAGTTGGGTATTCTTTATTTCAATTTGTTGTAATTCAACTTCAATTACCTGTCTTCCAAGGCCTATTACTTGGCCATTTCTTAATTAGCTTGCCTTACATTATTCGAGTAGTTGGCTCAAGCCTAGAACAACTTGATTTTTCCATTGAAGAAGTTGCTTGGACCTTAGGCTGTACCCGGACTAGGGCTTTTATCCGGATTGTATTGCCGAATATTACGTCAGGAATTTTTGCTTCCTTTATGCTAGCATTTATCAATTCCTTCAATAATATTCCTGTCTCAATGTTTTTATCTGGTCCAGGAGTCACAACCTTACCAACATCTTTACTAAACTATATTGAATATAATTATGATCCAACTGTTTCAGCTATTTCCGTTTTATTAATGATTGGAACGATTGTGCTGATGTATATTATTGAAAAAACCTTAGGCTTAGCTGCTATTGCATAA
- a CDS encoding ABC transporter permease: protein MFLAWNEIKYSKTRFALIVGVMFLVSYLVFFLTGLAYGLAQDNRLVVDKWDAAGIVLSSEANNNLSASTISSDDVKDIKAKETAELGQLAGVITKKGTSEKININVFGVNQDEFINPNVTEGRTFEKEGEVVVDDSLKIKGLKLGDKIRLSTNGATLKIVGFTTNSKFNTAPIVYMDMAEWQAAKFGTTDPSATQRISGVVVKSGNMKDLGLDKDKVSGITSKNFISNIPGYTAQTLTFSIMIGFLFVIAAFVIGIFIYVLTLQKSSMFGVMKAQGIATSYIAKSIVAQTFLLATLGVGIGLVLTLGTALVLPEAVPYMTNYLFLAGFTVVLISVAILGALFSVRTIVKIDPLEAIGG from the coding sequence ATGTTTTTAGCATGGAACGAAATAAAATACTCAAAAACACGTTTTGCACTAATTGTAGGAGTGATGTTTTTAGTATCATACTTAGTCTTTTTTTTAACAGGCTTAGCCTATGGGTTAGCCCAGGACAATCGTTTGGTAGTCGATAAATGGGATGCTGCAGGAATTGTTTTAAGCAGTGAAGCTAACAATAATTTATCTGCTTCAACGATTTCTAGCGACGATGTAAAAGATATTAAGGCTAAAGAAACAGCAGAATTAGGGCAGTTAGCCGGAGTTATTACCAAAAAAGGTACTTCTGAAAAAATCAATATTAATGTTTTTGGCGTCAATCAAGATGAGTTTATTAATCCAAATGTAACAGAAGGGCGCACCTTTGAAAAAGAAGGTGAGGTTGTAGTTGATGACAGCTTGAAAATAAAGGGACTGAAATTAGGAGATAAGATTCGACTATCTACCAACGGAGCAACGTTGAAAATTGTCGGATTCACCACAAACAGTAAATTTAATACAGCTCCGATTGTTTACATGGATATGGCAGAGTGGCAAGCGGCAAAATTTGGTACAACTGATCCGTCAGCAACTCAGAGAATTAGCGGGGTCGTCGTCAAATCTGGAAATATGAAAGATTTAGGTTTAGATAAAGATAAGGTTAGTGGGATTACGTCAAAAAACTTTATTTCAAATATTCCAGGTTATACGGCACAAACCTTAACTTTTAGTATTATGATTGGCTTTTTATTTGTAATTGCGGCCTTCGTGATTGGTATTTTTATCTATGTCTTAACATTACAAAAAAGCAGTATGTTTGGTGTTATGAAAGCTCAAGGAATTGCAACAAGTTATATTGCTAAATCAATTGTTGCCCAAACCTTTTTATTAGCAACGCTTGGTGTTGGGATTGGCTTAGTCTTGACGTTAGGTACAGCTCTTGTCTTACCCGAGGCAGTTCCTTATATGACAAATTATCTATTTTTAGCAGGTTTTACAGTGGTATTGATTAGTGTTGCTATTTTAGGCGCACTGTTCTCAGTTCGAACAATTGTGAAAATTGATCCACTAGAAGCGATTGGAGGGTAA
- a CDS encoding glutathione peroxidase produces the protein MTIYDYTATLENGETYSMEKYRGKVLVIVNTATKCGLAPQFEDLETIYETYHEKGLEVLGFPSNQFKQELSTSEEAGEACRLTYGVTFPMHEISKVNGDDANPIFSYLVKNTSGVLGSKIKWNFTKFLIDQEGNIVKRYAPKDSPKNMIEDINALLAKN, from the coding sequence ATGACTATTTATGATTATACAGCAACGCTAGAAAATGGTGAAACCTACTCGATGGAAAAATATCGGGGAAAAGTACTCGTGATTGTAAACACAGCAACTAAGTGTGGATTAGCACCTCAATTTGAAGATTTAGAAACAATCTATGAGACTTACCATGAAAAAGGACTAGAAGTTTTAGGCTTTCCTTCTAATCAATTTAAACAAGAATTAAGTACAAGCGAAGAAGCAGGAGAAGCTTGCCGACTGACTTATGGAGTTACTTTTCCGATGCATGAAATTTCAAAAGTAAATGGTGACGATGCGAATCCAATTTTTTCTTATTTAGTTAAGAATACTTCAGGTGTTTTGGGAAGTAAAATTAAATGGAATTTCACAAAATTTTTAATTGATCAAGAAGGAAATATTGTAAAAAGATATGCACCAAAAGATAGTCCTAAAAATATGATTGAAGATATCAATGCATTGTTAGCTAAAAATTAA
- a CDS encoding TetR/AcrR family transcriptional regulator — MEKLTRKEEMQLTREKILKEAQILFMQKGYKSTSTREIAQQSKITQPALYHHFKDKETLYIEVIRELTTSVKKELDKILKKETDPETKLSGMILTLIDLHPTNIMLMIHDILNEMQPENQYLLFQLSQDTYSRPFDDFFTEMQEKGLLRPEVSARAAAKFVVTSISPMFNGNQKFASKTPMSEQVRELTDFMLHGVFK, encoded by the coding sequence ATGGAAAAGTTGACACGTAAAGAAGAAATGCAGCTGACAAGGGAGAAAATTCTTAAAGAAGCGCAAATTTTATTTATGCAAAAGGGTTATAAGTCAACCTCTACAAGAGAAATTGCCCAACAGAGTAAGATTACTCAACCGGCTCTTTACCATCATTTTAAAGACAAAGAGACGCTATATATAGAAGTCATTCGGGAACTAACAACAAGTGTAAAAAAAGAACTAGATAAAATTCTAAAAAAAGAAACTGACCCAGAAACCAAATTATCTGGGATGATACTGACTTTAATTGATTTACATCCGACGAACATTATGCTGATGATTCATGATATTTTAAATGAGATGCAACCAGAAAATCAATATCTTTTGTTCCAATTAAGCCAAGATACCTATTCTCGTCCCTTCGATGATTTCTTTACAGAGATGCAAGAAAAAGGGCTTCTGCGACCTGAAGTTTCAGCACGAGCGGCAGCTAAGTTTGTGGTGACTAGCATTAGTCCAATGTTTAATGGCAACCAAAAATTTGCATCAAAAACGCCAATGTCTGAACAAGTCCGCGAGTTAACTGATTTCATGCTGCATGGCGTTTTTAAGTAA
- a CDS encoding amidohydrolase encodes MKTLIQHVQLVTMNATRDVFPDGYLIIQDTRIVALGAMENLTEELSHFDKVIDGEQGILMPGMINTHTHIGMVPFRSLGDDVPDRLRRFLFPLEQHMTKELAYHSGKYAIAEMQLAGVTSFMDMYYFEDELAKATAEMGSRGILGETIIDFPTCDAQEPHGGLAYAENYIPKWLGNPLITPAIAPHAPNTNSQEALEKTTMLAEKYDVPVSLHVAEMDYEVQYFMDKYGLTPVGYLHKIGFLSPRVIAAHCIFLTDDDIELLKITGTKVAHCIGANTKSAKGVARIQDLLAAGVPVGLGTDGPSSGNTLDLFTQMKLFANFHKTTLKDRGAFPAVEIVALATNGGAEVLGLSKEVGSLEVGKQADVVLVETKSVNMFPNFDPYAVLVYSGNASNVEMVYINGRCVVEKKQLVQQSLSSLQQNLQAEMSEFKKRAMELAD; translated from the coding sequence ATGAAAACACTGATTCAACATGTCCAATTAGTAACGATGAATGCGACACGAGATGTTTTTCCAGATGGCTATCTCATTATTCAGGACACACGGATTGTCGCATTAGGAGCCATGGAAAATTTGACAGAAGAACTAAGTCACTTTGATAAAGTCATTGATGGTGAACAAGGAATTCTAATGCCAGGGATGATTAATACCCATACGCATATTGGTATGGTTCCCTTTCGTTCTTTAGGAGACGATGTACCAGACCGTTTGCGACGTTTCCTATTTCCATTAGAGCAACATATGACTAAAGAACTGGCTTATCACAGTGGAAAGTATGCTATCGCTGAGATGCAATTGGCGGGTGTCACTAGTTTTATGGACATGTATTATTTTGAAGATGAATTGGCAAAAGCTACAGCAGAAATGGGGAGTCGTGGTATTCTTGGCGAAACGATCATTGATTTCCCAACTTGTGATGCCCAAGAGCCTCATGGTGGTTTAGCTTATGCCGAAAATTATATTCCCAAGTGGTTAGGAAATCCGTTAATCACCCCAGCGATTGCGCCCCATGCTCCAAATACAAATAGTCAAGAAGCCTTAGAAAAAACGACTATGTTAGCAGAAAAATATGATGTGCCTGTTAGTTTACATGTTGCTGAAATGGATTACGAAGTACAGTATTTTATGGACAAATATGGCCTAACGCCAGTTGGTTATCTGCATAAAATTGGCTTTTTAAGTCCTCGTGTGATTGCGGCTCATTGCATCTTCTTGACTGATGACGATATCGAGCTATTAAAAATAACTGGAACAAAAGTGGCACACTGCATCGGCGCAAATACGAAATCAGCCAAAGGTGTTGCACGCATTCAAGATTTACTAGCAGCGGGAGTCCCAGTTGGTTTAGGTACAGACGGACCAAGTAGCGGAAATACACTTGATTTGTTTACTCAAATGAAGTTGTTTGCCAATTTTCATAAAACAACCTTAAAAGATCGAGGTGCTTTTCCGGCGGTTGAAATTGTGGCCTTGGCGACTAATGGTGGAGCAGAAGTTTTAGGCTTATCTAAGGAAGTCGGTTCATTAGAAGTTGGAAAACAAGCAGATGTCGTTTTAGTAGAAACAAAATCAGTCAATATGTTTCCTAATTTTGACCCTTATGCAGTTTTGGTTTATTCTGGAAATGCTAGTAATGTAGAAATGGTTTATATTAATGGCAGATGTGTTGTGGAGAAAAAACAGTTGGTTCAGCAGTCATTAAGTAGCTTACAACAAAATTTACAGGCGGAAATGTCTGAATTTAAAAAAAGGGCAATGGAATTAGCAGATTAA
- a CDS encoding class I SAM-dependent methyltransferase, with amino-acid sequence MENNEDRVKNTYKKICLYDKIMDLPWWAKLAGNVVWGFHTIGFIEKLLSDIPDDFDGELLDIPAGSSNFTLEKYKKLKNCTISSVDYSSEMLEISKRKFEKENLMQIKFYEESVYALPFKDSHFDYILTMNGFHVFAEKKAAFEELYRVLQTGGIISGCFYIQDQRYLTDLIIKTCFVPFYLFSPPFYSFEEVRMFLEDKFSEVSIKNQKSMVYFSCKK; translated from the coding sequence GTGGAGAACAATGAGGATAGAGTCAAAAATACGTATAAAAAAATATGCCTGTATGATAAAATTATGGACTTACCTTGGTGGGCTAAACTAGCTGGAAATGTGGTCTGGGGCTTTCATACAATTGGATTTATAGAAAAACTATTGAGTGACATTCCAGATGACTTTGATGGAGAATTATTAGATATCCCTGCTGGAAGTAGTAATTTTACACTAGAAAAATATAAAAAATTGAAAAACTGCACAATTTCATCAGTCGATTATTCTTCTGAAATGCTCGAGATAAGCAAAAGAAAGTTTGAAAAAGAAAATCTGATGCAAATTAAATTTTATGAAGAAAGTGTTTATGCGTTACCTTTTAAGGATAGTCATTTTGATTATATTTTAACAATGAATGGATTTCATGTTTTTGCAGAAAAAAAAGCTGCTTTTGAAGAATTGTATCGTGTCCTACAAACCGGGGGAATAATATCTGGCTGTTTTTATATTCAAGATCAAAGATACTTGACGGACTTGATTATTAAAACTTGTTTTGTGCCATTCTATTTATTTAGCCCACCTTTTTATTCATTTGAAGAAGTCAGAATGTTTTTAGAAGATAAATTTTCAGAAGTGAGTATCAAAAATCAAAAAAGTATGGTTTATTTTTCATGTAAGAAATAG
- a CDS encoding ABC transporter ATP-binding protein — MSFVDLKDIRVSYDGKTNILEELNISMEKGELVSLLGPSGCGKTTTLRVIAGLIEPNDGNFVLDNEDLTKVPVHKRNFGMVFQSYALFPHLTVRENVAFGLKLRKESKENIATRVTEMLKVCGLEDFGDRYPKQMSGGQRQRVALARALVIEPKLLLLDEPLSNLDAKLRINMRMEIKRIQRQLGITSVFVTHDQEECFSISDKVAVMNKGIIEQYDTPEVIYNNPKTEFVARFIGFENFFQLQKKSEFSYVAENGTIFETTRSSENNKAIGTIRPDDIEIVHPEQENRTNLLAGEISVRTFLGKSYQYEVKTAIGKLLVNGSDKQVYHSGDRVQLCLPEHKVVLV, encoded by the coding sequence ATGTCATTTGTTGATTTAAAGGATATTCGTGTGAGCTATGATGGCAAAACGAACATTCTAGAAGAATTAAATATCTCAATGGAAAAAGGAGAACTCGTTTCATTATTAGGCCCAAGTGGCTGTGGCAAAACCACAACTTTGCGAGTGATTGCGGGACTAATCGAACCTAACGATGGAAACTTTGTTTTAGACAATGAAGATTTGACTAAAGTGCCAGTCCATAAACGTAATTTTGGTATGGTCTTTCAAAGTTATGCATTGTTTCCTCATCTAACCGTCAGAGAAAATGTTGCCTTTGGTTTGAAGTTGAGAAAAGAATCAAAAGAGAATATTGCTACCAGAGTTACTGAAATGTTGAAGGTTTGTGGACTAGAAGATTTTGGCGATCGTTATCCCAAGCAAATGTCTGGCGGCCAACGCCAACGTGTTGCATTAGCTAGAGCCTTAGTTATCGAGCCTAAACTTTTATTATTGGACGAACCTTTAAGTAATCTAGATGCAAAATTACGCATTAATATGCGGATGGAAATCAAACGAATTCAGCGTCAATTAGGTATCACATCGGTCTTTGTGACTCATGATCAAGAAGAGTGTTTCTCAATTTCAGATAAAGTAGCTGTCATGAATAAAGGGATTATTGAACAATATGATACTCCTGAGGTTATTTACAACAATCCTAAAACAGAATTTGTTGCCCGTTTCATTGGATTTGAAAACTTCTTTCAATTGCAAAAAAAATCAGAATTTAGTTATGTAGCTGAAAATGGAACAATTTTTGAAACGACAAGAAGCTCTGAAAATAATAAGGCGATTGGTACGATTCGCCCAGATGATATTGAAATTGTTCATCCAGAACAAGAAAATAGAACCAATCTACTTGCTGGTGAAATTAGTGTCCGGACCTTTTTAGGGAAAAGTTATCAATATGAAGTCAAAACAGCTATCGGTAAGTTATTAGTTAATGGTTCAGATAAGCAAGTCTACCATTCAGGTGATCGCGTTCAACTTTGCTTGCCAGAACATAAAGTCGTTTTAGTTTAA
- a CDS encoding ABC transporter substrate-binding protein, whose protein sequence is MKKGLGFVAVALLGALVVSGCGNKAADKSSNVPKELVVSTFGLSEDIVQKDIFKPFEEANNVKIVVETGTSSERYTKLENNPNSKVDVIELSQSNAAKGLDEGLFAKIDAEKVPNMANLTDAAKEIATDGAGPAYGVNSIGIIYNKEAAGMEIKEWSDLWNPALKGKISIPDIATTYGPSMVYLANDYKGGDIEKDKGAAAFKGLKELAPNVVKTYGKSSDLANMFKSGEIVAAVVGDFAVPIITQADADVAYVVPESGTYANFNTINITKNSKNKELAEKFIDWRISQELQEVTAKSLNEAPTNAKVVLDDATAENKTYGAVADRAKVIDFSFVNGQLASWIDQWNKTLNQ, encoded by the coding sequence ATGAAAAAAGGTTTAGGTTTTGTAGCAGTTGCATTATTGGGAGCTTTAGTAGTATCAGGTTGTGGGAATAAGGCCGCAGATAAATCAAGCAATGTACCCAAAGAATTAGTTGTATCAACGTTTGGTTTAAGTGAAGATATTGTTCAAAAGGATATTTTTAAGCCCTTTGAAGAAGCTAACAATGTAAAAATCGTTGTTGAAACAGGGACAAGTTCAGAACGTTATACAAAACTAGAAAATAACCCTAATTCGAAAGTAGATGTCATTGAATTATCGCAATCTAATGCGGCAAAAGGTTTAGATGAAGGTTTATTTGCTAAAATCGATGCAGAAAAAGTACCGAATATGGCTAATTTAACTGACGCAGCTAAAGAAATTGCAACGGACGGAGCCGGTCCAGCTTATGGCGTTAATAGTATCGGGATTATTTACAACAAAGAAGCTGCTGGAATGGAAATTAAAGAGTGGTCTGATTTATGGAATCCAGCTTTAAAAGGTAAAATCTCAATTCCAGATATTGCTACGACTTATGGCCCTTCAATGGTTTACCTAGCCAATGATTATAAAGGTGGAGACATTGAAAAAGATAAGGGTGCCGCAGCTTTTAAAGGCTTAAAAGAATTAGCTCCTAACGTTGTTAAAACTTACGGAAAATCTTCAGACTTAGCTAATATGTTTAAATCTGGTGAAATTGTTGCAGCTGTTGTAGGGGATTTTGCTGTTCCAATTATTACTCAAGCGGATGCAGATGTTGCTTATGTTGTACCAGAATCAGGAACATATGCCAACTTCAATACCATTAACATTACTAAAAATTCTAAAAATAAAGAACTTGCTGAAAAATTCATTGACTGGAGAATTAGTCAAGAGTTACAAGAAGTTACAGCTAAGTCTTTAAACGAAGCACCGACCAATGCCAAAGTGGTTTTAGATGATGCTACGGCAGAAAATAAAACTTATGGAGCCGTTGCAGATCGGGCAAAAGTTATTGATTTCAGCTTTGTTAACGGTCAATTGGCAAGCTGGATTGATCAATGGAATAAAACCTTAAATCAATAA
- a CDS encoding adenine deaminase C-terminal domain-containing protein, with product MQVDLLVENAQVFNTFIQKFEAKHVAIAGERFFYISEENLKYLEPKATIDAGGRHMIPGLIDCHMHIESSMTIPSIFSKAALYHGVTTIIADSHEVANVFGLKGVEAFLQAETELDIFYAIPSSVPSTTVDLETTGGVIGLPEVRELLKSPKVMCLGEAMNFKGIISEPDSLIRQIIRECQTTRPTMPIEGHVPKITKEDLATFIYHGVTADHTHQSPASIYEKICNGMFLEMQGKSITKENIQTIVDNHFYEYVALITDDVMADDLLEGHLNQIVKNAIKCGMPAEWAIYTSTYTPAKRMGFQDRGAIAPGQMADFILLDDLAQLDIYQVYKKGQLVHTKGENIQAPEATENFPAEFYQSVHCKMAELIDFQLTAPADATEASCNVMQIQEVGTFTKPVQRILPVKNGIVDWENSGLALVVVMERYGKNGNIAYGLVENTLTKKGAVATTWAHDHHNVMVLGTSAADMVVAQQRLVEIQGGYIVVDQERVVAECPLPIGGILSAAPLSVLGTELKAVRKAMVDLGYKNMNEIMSFSTLSLPVSPAIKITDIGMMDTRTQAIIPVIARFK from the coding sequence ATGCAGGTTGATTTATTAGTTGAAAATGCTCAGGTATTCAATACCTTTATCCAAAAATTTGAAGCCAAACATGTGGCGATTGCTGGTGAACGCTTCTTTTATATTAGCGAAGAAAATCTAAAATACTTAGAGCCAAAAGCAACCATCGATGCCGGCGGACGTCATATGATTCCAGGTTTGATTGATTGTCATATGCACATCGAAAGTTCCATGACGATTCCATCTATTTTTTCAAAAGCAGCTTTGTACCATGGGGTCACGACGATTATTGCGGATTCTCATGAAGTTGCTAATGTTTTTGGGTTAAAAGGTGTCGAAGCCTTTTTACAAGCAGAGACAGAGTTAGATATTTTTTATGCGATTCCTTCATCGGTGCCTTCAACCACTGTTGATTTAGAAACAACGGGCGGAGTCATTGGCTTACCAGAAGTTCGTGAATTACTAAAATCACCTAAAGTTATGTGTTTAGGTGAGGCGATGAACTTTAAAGGGATTATTTCTGAACCCGATTCTTTAATTCGTCAGATTATTCGTGAATGTCAAACAACACGTCCAACAATGCCTATTGAAGGACATGTTCCGAAAATTACCAAAGAAGACTTAGCTACATTTATTTATCATGGTGTGACAGCAGACCATACGCATCAAAGCCCGGCATCCATTTATGAAAAAATTTGTAACGGAATGTTTCTTGAAATGCAGGGAAAATCAATTACAAAAGAAAACATCCAGACGATTGTTGACAATCATTTTTATGAATATGTAGCATTAATTACAGATGACGTGATGGCAGACGATTTATTAGAAGGACATTTAAATCAAATTGTTAAAAATGCAATTAAATGTGGTATGCCAGCTGAATGGGCAATTTACACAAGTACTTATACACCTGCTAAACGGATGGGCTTCCAAGATCGTGGCGCGATCGCACCAGGTCAAATGGCTGATTTTATTTTACTAGATGACTTAGCGCAATTAGATATTTATCAAGTGTATAAAAAAGGTCAATTAGTTCACACAAAAGGTGAGAACATTCAAGCACCTGAAGCCACAGAAAATTTTCCAGCAGAATTTTACCAATCGGTCCATTGCAAAATGGCTGAACTTATTGACTTTCAGTTAACCGCACCAGCCGATGCTACAGAAGCTAGCTGTAATGTGATGCAAATTCAAGAAGTTGGGACTTTTACAAAACCAGTCCAACGCATTTTACCAGTTAAGAATGGAATTGTGGATTGGGAAAATAGTGGGTTGGCGTTAGTAGTTGTGATGGAACGTTATGGAAAAAATGGGAACATCGCCTATGGACTTGTTGAAAATACGTTAACCAAAAAAGGCGCAGTTGCTACAACATGGGCCCATGATCATCATAATGTCATGGTGTTAGGAACTTCTGCAGCAGATATGGTTGTGGCACAACAACGTCTAGTCGAGATTCAAGGTGGCTATATTGTTGTAGATCAAGAACGAGTGGTCGCAGAATGTCCCTTGCCAATTGGCGGGATTTTAAGTGCCGCGCCGTTGTCTGTTTTAGGAACAGAATTGAAAGCTGTACGCAAGGCAATGGTGGATTTAGGCTATAAAAATATGAATGAAATTATGTCATTTTCAACCTTGTCGTTACCTGTTTCACCGGCGATTAAAATTACAGATATTGGAATGATGGATACTAGAACACAAGCAATTATTCCAGTGATAGCGAGGTTCAAATGA